DNA sequence from the Candidatus Deferrimicrobiaceae bacterium genome:
ATATTATATATTTGTTAATGTCGCAGGCGGAGGTCGCACTGATGTATGCCGTGGTACGAACCGGGGGGAAGCAGCTTCGCGTCTCGCCCGGGGATGTGGTCCGGGTGGAAAAGCTCCCCCTGCAGTCCGGAGAAACCGTGGAACTCTCGGAGGTTCTGCTCGTTTCCACCGGCGAGAAAACGACGGTGGGAACCCCCACGGTCCCCGACGCGAAGGTCATCTGCCTCTCCTTGGGCGACGGGAAGGGGAAGAAGATCGTCGTCTACAAGTACAAGAAGCGCAAGGGGTACGCGCGGAAGCGGGGACACCGCCAGGCGTTCACCCGGCTATCGATCCAGGAAATCCGGGTGGGGTAACCCCCCGGGGGGAAGGTCCGGATATGGCACACAAAAAGGGAGTCGGCAGTTCCCGGAACGGGCGGGACAGCCAGAGCAAGCGCCTCG
Encoded proteins:
- the rplU gene encoding 50S ribosomal protein L21, with protein sequence MSQAEVALMYAVVRTGGKQLRVSPGDVVRVEKLPLQSGETVELSEVLLVSTGEKTTVGTPTVPDAKVICLSLGDGKGKKIVVYKYKKRKGYARKRGHRQAFTRLSIQEIRVG